The genomic interval ggcttggACGGGAGAGGTGATGGAGTGTGGCGGCTGGGGGAGGGGTGGAGAAAACTGTAGGGTCTTGGAAAGGAGGTGGTGGGGGTTCATGCTGGGGTCTGAGTCATGACCTAAATTCTGTCTGGAAGAGTCCCTCCTTCCCATTTTTCTGATCCTCCACCTTTCTTCCAACACAAACAGATCACACTGATAACTAAATCTGCACATTCGGCTCAAGGGCATTATTGCCATTTACCATTTTGCCAAACAAAAGAAATGATGCAAATGAATACAAATCAAGGTCAGATCTCTGCCAAAACAGTTTTAAATACTGggatattttaaaaataaagcgACACTAGTGGTTATATTAGTGTTGCCTTTCACACTTCTCccattctctccctcttcctttaCAGCAGATCTTGGCATGGACCAACCCCACACATGCACCAGTACACACTATCTTGTCCCTGCTGcgtgacaggtgtgtgttatGTCTCCGGGGTGGGGGAGTGTGTCTTGCTGGAACATTTCCATGGGCAGTGGGTAATGGTGAGACTGCAGAGGAGGGAAGGGAGCCGGTAGCTTTGGgtggaaaacaaatatttgcaaaCACCTCCCCTGACGTCGGCGCATTTCCCAACGTGTGCATTAAATGCACatggacaaacacagacaaacattcaGCCTGATACACGTAGTTAAATGTACAATAGATAGCCAGCGGTTTAGCATCACATTCACTGCAAATGGCTCAAGATAGCTAGCAGGCTTACTGCAACACGCTGAAAGCACAAAGAGACGCCGAGAATGTAGAAAAACCCAAAAGGGGCTCGTCACAAAGACCCTCTCCCAATAAGGACTTATGGAAATATACAAGTAGGCCTACACACAGAGTAATTTGAGTAAAGGACACTGGCATAACCAGGGCCTACAAAGCACAAGCATGGCGGCACACACAATACAATTCATTCAGTGATTCATTCattctcccccctcctccctttctttcccctcactccctcctcctcttctctctccctctggccACAGTTGGAGGAATAAGAGGTGTGGGGGGAGGGGCAGCGAACGATGATAATGCAGCAAGCAGCAGTACTCCACCCAgaagcagctacacacacacacttggttaTTCAGTTCCTTCTTTAACGCTGCTACGAGACCAGTACGCGCCGAGCGTCAAAGAGAAACTGGCCGCGCACAGCCGCACCACACCCAAACCTCATATTCCCCCTCCGCAGctcacacattcaaaaacacacaagccaGAATAGAAAACACATGAGCACCGGGCCTAACCTTGCATTCTGAAGTCTGCCagcctgtcttcctctctctctctctctctctcgccttgCGCTCCCTCTACCGCTTTttttcacccctctctctctgtcagcctgctcTTGGCTGGCTGGATCCCAGCTGTCATCCACGCCCAGCCCCTCCCCCACGACCAGCCTCCAATCACAAGGGGCTCCACGGCGCGCCAGCCAACCAGCACTAACCTCATTAGCATATCCGAGGCTGACGCCGAGGTCGGTTTGGGCTGTTGTCGTTTTTTAAAGAGACAGCTGGGCCGTTTCCCTGTGCCCGCGACCCTTCACCTTGTCCTCTCACCCGGCTCCCGAGACGCTCCCAGACCGTTCCCTCCATTTTAGTGCACCATTATGTCTGATTTCTCTTTTCCACCCTCTACTCCAGCTCGCAATAATGTCTCCGTAAGAAATCTTGAGTGGACCTGCCCAGATTGCATTTGCTGTTCCTGGCTAAATTAAGTTCACTTGTAATCTTCACAATGAGAGATGTTTAAGATGTGAATATTCAAATTGAACATTCCCTGCACGCATATTGaacccaaaataaaaaataaataaatcttctCCAATCTCAAACACGCTGAGTGGAAGTAGGAAATGCATAGCTGCATTGAAACCAGTCACTACACATGACCTCACGTCAAGAAAACCACAGACAAGTGTGTTGAGCAGAAGCATTTCATGAGCAAAAACATTAGCATTATCAAATATTCCCAAGGGGACTGGGATAATGTGTTAAAAGCAACAATCGAAGAGCagaactattttttttaaatcatcccaTTAGAATCTGGCAGAAACTTTGATCATCTTTCAAGTTTCAAGTCAAATCTGTCGTTGCCATGATCTGTCGGATAGTTGGCATAGTTACATGCTCAAATGTAGATCTGCAAAAATGCAGTAGCTTGCACATGTGGACAAAATGCATGCATATTTTACAATCGGGCTTAAAAGATTTCCTTCCATTTGTACAGGATGTTACAATTTGACTTATAAGGATATGGATAGCTATTATACAATAAAACTATCATACCTAACATCTAAGTATCGAAATACACTTTTTACTTCATTCAAAGGTATAAAAGCTCACCCTCACAAATGCGGTCAAGTCTCTGCCGCTtgacctgtttgtgtttgtccatcAGCGCCATAGACTAGGCAGTCCGAACCCGGGACAGAGAACTGATCCAAGTGCGATGGAGCCCCTCGAGTGACGACCGCTCAggttcacctgcacacacatggGATGAGTCAGGAGAGGAAAATATGAGACTGAACTGAATGACTTCATTTTCTGTTGAAATAGGAACTGtggtgaaaaaacacacaattagaCCCATAAACTGAATTAAGGGTGTTGAATATTAACATGGGCTTTTTGCAGTTTACCTGGGACAAATACATGTGGTTGGTTTTAGgtgtaatatatatttcaaaaattCCAGGCCAAACGTGAACAATTGCCCCTAAAACTAATTTGACATTATGAAATTCAGATATTTGTTCCAGGGACACTCACCTTAAGATTAATCCTCCTTGTGCCGGTCAGGTGGACAACTTAGTTTACACTGTAAGCAGAGGACAAAGTAGACATGTGATAATGTCGTGAAGTTTGTATCACTGCAGGTTAACTCCATGTTAACACATCTGATAACGATCTCAAACACGAATGTGGTTAACATGTGAAAAGTCACTGGAGCGCCTCACTTGTTCAAAGTTCCCTGGCACTTTGATactttaatgttgttttctatGTAGCATGCTATATGTGGCTGgccattattgttttttgtttacctTTGCGCTCTACACTGCGTTAGCCCGTTAGCTTagaagaagcacacacacacttaaagttGAGTTTGGTTCGGACGACAACTTGGCGGTGGAAACATCTCGGAGCCCCTCGCTAAGCCCACTTACCGTTAACTAACTAGCCCGAGGTGCTAGCTAGCCCCTAGCTCAGCTACCGAGAAACCGGGACTCTAGCAATGAATGGCGGACAGCTATCCCCTCAATTCAAACACTTCTTAAGTAGTTCACACCAGTTAGCACATTCAACCCACTTAATCCGCTCGCTCCGGTGTTTAGATTGAGATCCACTAGCTGTTCAATCGCGATTCGGGCTAATGCTAACTAAGTACATAGCACGACGATAGCTAGCCGCTGTTGGGCTAGCTatcccaaacacaaacatttaaggACTTTAAGTAGCTCGCATTTGGACGGAGGCGCTCATTATTACCAGGCCTCGCACATGCACAGTGGTCGGCGGTGGTGGACTGGCACTAACTTGCGAGGTGTGTCGGAACGAGCCCTCCGCGGAGCCACACACATATCAGGCGTTTTGCAGTGATGCTAACGCTAAGCTAGCCAGCGCCGTTAAGTAGCGTGCCGccgtgtgtgggggggggggggagacgaggggtgggggggcattcCGTCCGATCTGCGATCAGCGCTGCTGCTACAACGTGAAATATCCGATCCAGCGTGTTTGGATTAATTCGGCGGGGGGCGGCGGGTCGACCCCCGCGTGGCTGCGTCCCACCGGCGCCGCTTCGAGGAGCCAGCGAGAGAATCCTGCGAGAAATAGTCGAGTATTTACCCCGAGTCAACTCCTTCCAAGAAGTGCCGAGACAGTGTGCGAGCGTCGGTGGTGTTCCCCTTCTCCCGATCGCCATGAAATTAGACAAAAGAGGAAGTGGCTCgtcggtggtggtgttggtggtgggggggcaggcGGCCTGTGAACGAGCATCGCTGACCTGGAAGGAGCGCCCTCGTCTCCCACGGCGGAACGCTTCTCTCGACCCGACGTGCAACTTTACCaacacaactttttaaaaaaccacCGCATGTGCGATCATCAAAAACTTTTTTCCGCCAGCGAACTGTAACTTTACCCTGTATTCACCTTATCCAGTGTTCAACTATTTAACAGCATTCATCTGTTGCAGACAAATATAACTCCGCTTAATAAGCAGATGTCATAAACtcattttatattaaacataaCATCCACACAAAAAGTTGCACTTCAAGTCAGAACGGATTGAATTATATCTAATTTGACCCAGTACAACACTGGAATCAGCCACTAGAGGTCACACAAGAATCTAACAATCTCATAGACTCCTGCGTTGCTCTTTCATTGCACTACAGGGATTTGctgtaataaataaaagacaagacAATTtttcggaaaaaaaaaatatcattcTCTATTAAAGTTTATTTGTACATAAATTGTGCAACAGGAATATTAccatctgaaaacacaagaaaGTTCGTTTCTGAAAGGCCACCAAGTCATTTGCATCACTCCCACCTTTGTCACATTCACTCAGAATTAGCTCGACGTGTACTCACTCCAGCCACTGTGCAGTACATCTCATTGTGCCCTGTTTAAGTCCAGCTGCAGCATCGATCCAGTTATTCAAATGGCGATTATAGTGCATGTACCACCACTTCAAAACTATCTGAATTAGCGCAAATGGAGTTTGCAATAATGTCTGAGTCCCAGGAACTCTGTGTTTAAAGCTTAAGGCAATGTTCAGTTTACAGTATCATCAGTATGATTGCTGACATTGTGCTAATGTCTAAACAAACTCAAAAAAGGGGGAGACATTCTTTCCCCTATCAGAAGAAAACCTTCCCTTCCATGATGTAGAGTCGCTCCAAAAGGACAAATCAATGACAGAACAGCAGTAAAAGCAGATTTTTACCCCAGGGTCTATGAGAGATTTAAGGGACTGCAGCAAGATCTTGGAATATATCCTGTTCAACCTACCACAGAGCATTTATATATGGACATAATTCCTATATTTGGGCTACTtgcatattatttttttaattacacagGGTATAATTAGGTTCTGCTTTACTTTATGTCCAAAATCAGAGCGCCACACACTTAAGAAGCATCTGGTGACTTGACCAGTGCTCAATTACAATCCCAAGCAATCTGCCTTCAGTGTGTGATTTATGAGCAAATGAGAAGAATGTTGTGCTTAACGCAATATATGTTATTCGATAAGGATATGCAGGGATATCAAGATGCTTACCAACAGTTAAAGCTAATTCAAGACTTTCATCAATATGAAATATTAGCCAAAAGTCTGTAAGCATGAAAACTCACTTATTTGTTCATGCACATTTCCCTATGGAGTGTTGAAAAGGCAGGCACTGGCATTTTTGTGAAATGTTTAACAGTGAACTAGTTTCAAGTGTTACAATCATTACATTGTAATTCGATATTGAAGCTAATTGCTTGGTTCAAACTCTTGATGAAAGCTTTATGAAATCAGCCCGTTCCCAAGGATTCTGCCCAAAAAGCACGCGAAGCCTACTGGTGTGCTTAACATGGTTATGGAGGCTCTAATTACACTAGGAGAACCAACAAGTGGTCAGTTTTCTTCTATAAGGTTCAAATCCAGTTCTGTGCAGTCCCTctcaaaaacaatattttgtcCTCCATCTATTACGgtcctttttcttttatcttcttcatcctcctcatcttcttcacttTCACTTAGTGGCCCGATGCTGCCTCGTCCCAGGAACTCTGCAGGGGAGAAGGCTGAGCACTGCTCTGCCTGGGAAGACACTGGAATTAGACATGGGTATCATGTGACATTTCTACCATTAAACCAGGTTTTATATACATCTCATTAATGATGCCAACACTCTGAAATATGGACCGATGATGGCATAGGTGCAAAGGTTTAACTGTGTTGAACCAGAGTTTTGGGAGATACGTTGTAGCCAGAAAAAGAGTGCACGAGTGAACCAAGGCCTGTGGATTGCTTaaactgttttcagatatgacctCCGGGTAAAATCTATAGAATTTGCTACAGAGTTGACCtcgagtttgcctttcacataagCACAACGCAGCGGGAGTTTTTCTGcgcagacgcgttcacaacagcaacaaatccgctgcattattcaggcgagaggtggagcggctgggtgcagcagacagaggcaggaagtgacgtagtAACTCTGCTGAGcttgtgattttgtttacagaacTGACACAATCATCAGCTCTCATCACCTCAAACTCTCTTGAACTCTTCatcggtgtcttctacgtgtatgacacCGCTTTTTCACCTGGAGATATTCCTTTTATCTAcgttgttttcatttctgcgtCTATCATGTGTTAGAAGCCCCCCCCACTCGCCCTCATTGAATCCAGCGgtggatctcctgctgtgttcgcACATTGACTTCTTCTGGATTTCTACAGACTTCATACTAGGAGGTCAGGCCGATAAAGTCGGTAATATCTGCGGAGcatctcactcggacatttgcgttcacacgtGTCACCTCTGGATAAAATATGGAGGAACTGCAGaatccagtgcatgtctgagagcagctacAACGTGTGCACCAACGACTGATAGAACCTACCTACCGTGACAGCCCATTGCACTGTCTTGCTCACCTGTGTCATCTTGCTGAAGTTAAGGCCTGGCCTGGGGCAGGGGAGAACATCCGCGTCATGGCGCCTCTTTAAGCGTGGCTTGCGCATGTCACAGGGCTGCGAGTGGCACCGTGGCAGCGCTGGATGCAGGTCACGCCTATAGGAGGATGGTGTACTGCAGGCTGAAGTGGGAGACGGAGACAGGGCTGGGTGCTCCCTGCCTGAACAGCCATATGCTAGAGCAGAAGCAGGGGAGGGCTGGGGCGGCAGGAGGACAACAGAGGTGCCCTGAATGTGCacaggggagagggagaagcgGCGCTGCAGCATTAAGTGAGAAATCAGGGGGGCcggtgaagaggagcaggaggatggaGTAGCAAAGGAGGCAGAGCAGGCTCCTTTCAGTGTGTCACAGGGGTCCCATGGGAAGCTCCATGGTAGTGGGGAGTCAGAGGAGAGTGCTAAGCTAAAGAAGGTAGGGCTAGAAGATGagtggacagaggaagaggaactggGACCACAAAGTAGCAAAGAGCTGGCTCCAGAGCCAGAACTAGATGCTCCTCCACTTGGGCAGCCGCGTTTGACTGGGGTCCAAACCTTGGATGCACTTGGATGCCAGGTGGAGCGGCATCGAAACAGGTCTTCTGGAACGGAGAGGGACCGACAGTGGCGTTTTGGAGGTGGGGGCGGTGGCGAGTTTTGTAAAGCCTTTTCTGTAAAGGACGAAACCTCCATTCTCTGGTGACGTTCTCCAGCGTTTGAAGGAAGCCATATGGAGTCAATTCCACAGGCTTCATCTAGAAAGTTGGCTTTGGTTGATGGGTGTGTAACTGAGCGGGT from Limanda limanda chromosome 10, fLimLim1.1, whole genome shotgun sequence carries:
- the LOC133011908 gene encoding protein FAM53C-like, translating into MVTLITEQLRKQSLEEPYQKAFSFNVNVSLPAVGSSPTVSWSAGRSRQETRSVTHPSTKANFLDEACGIDSIWLPSNAGERHQRMEVSSFTEKALQNSPPPPPPKRHCRSLSVPEDLFRCRSTWHPSASKVWTPVKRGCPSGGASSSGSGASSLLLCGPSSSSSVHSSSSPTFFSLALSSDSPLPWSFPWDPCDTLKGACSASFATPSSCSSSPAPLISHLMLQRRFSLSPVHIQGTSVVLLPPQPSPASALAYGCSGREHPALSPSPTSACSTPSSYRRDLHPALPRCHSQPCDMRKPRLKRRHDADVLPCPRPGLNFSKMTQAEQCSAFSPAEFLGRGSIGPLSESEEDEEDEEDKRKRTVIDGGQNIVFERDCTELDLNLIEEN